The proteins below are encoded in one region of Fibrella aestuarina BUZ 2:
- a CDS encoding glycoside hydrolase family 43 protein, producing MRTYLIALWLTSLTALTALAQPTFTNPLKPSGPDPWVLQKDGWYYYMNTTGRDLTLWRTQNLADLGQAERKVIFTPPAGTGYSRELWAPEIHHLDDRWYVYFSADSLNNLSHRVWVIENPAADPFTGTWTVKGKIGDADDHWAIDMSVFDFRGKRYAVWSGWEGRKNGRQDIFIGEMTNPWTLKKGRRYKISQPEYDWEKHGDVPADWQKNGEVPQIWVNEGPEALQHDGRLFLAYSANACWLDYCLGLLTYRGKGSLLNPKNWTKMPQPAFVQAPENGVYAPGHGGFFTDGAGQNWMIYHANANPNDGCGNKRAPHIQPFTWNADGTPNFGKPIPKVPTAGPMR from the coding sequence ATGAGAACGTACCTGATTGCGCTCTGGCTAACCAGCCTGACTGCCCTGACGGCCCTCGCCCAGCCAACCTTCACCAACCCGCTGAAACCATCCGGGCCCGATCCGTGGGTGTTGCAGAAAGATGGCTGGTATTATTACATGAACACGACCGGCCGCGACCTCACCCTCTGGCGTACGCAGAATCTGGCCGATCTGGGGCAGGCTGAGCGCAAGGTGATTTTTACGCCGCCTGCCGGTACGGGGTATTCCAGAGAGCTCTGGGCGCCCGAGATTCATCACCTGGACGATCGCTGGTACGTCTACTTTTCGGCCGATTCGCTCAACAACCTAAGTCACCGCGTCTGGGTCATTGAAAACCCGGCGGCAGACCCGTTTACGGGTACGTGGACGGTGAAAGGCAAAATCGGGGATGCCGACGATCATTGGGCTATCGACATGAGCGTGTTCGATTTTCGTGGTAAACGCTACGCCGTCTGGTCGGGCTGGGAAGGCCGCAAAAACGGGCGTCAGGATATTTTCATTGGCGAAATGACCAACCCTTGGACGCTGAAAAAAGGGCGGCGGTACAAAATCAGTCAGCCGGAATATGACTGGGAAAAACACGGCGACGTACCCGCCGACTGGCAGAAAAATGGCGAGGTGCCGCAAATCTGGGTCAACGAAGGTCCCGAAGCCCTGCAACACGATGGTCGCCTGTTTCTGGCCTATTCGGCCAATGCCTGCTGGCTCGACTACTGCCTTGGCCTGTTGACTTATAGGGGAAAAGGCAGCCTGCTAAACCCAAAAAACTGGACCAAGATGCCTCAGCCCGCTTTTGTGCAGGCACCCGAAAATGGCGTCTATGCACCGGGGCACGGTGGTTTTTTTACGGACGGGGCCGGGCAGAATTGGATGATCTACCACGCCAACGCCAACCCCAACGATGGCTGTGGTAACAAACGAGCGCCCCATATTCAGCCGTTTACCTGGAATGCCGACGGAACTCCCAACTTTGGCAAGCCCATTCCGAAAGTGCCCACAGCGGGGCCAATGCGCTGA
- a CDS encoding Ldh family oxidoreductase, producing the protein MIQANTLRSFTEQIFGAIGCSEADARLAADVLVSADLRGVDSHGVARLPGYVRLYDNGRLNPTPAIKIVHETPSTAVVDGDRGLGLVVGPWAMQVAIDKARVAGTGWVAVRNSNHFGIAGYHALLATDHDMIGQAMTHAAPLVAPTFSLDKLLGTNPIAVAIPAATEPPFLADFASTAVAYGKLEILQRKGQPAPLGWAQDADGQPTTDSNAVKNGGALLPLGSDREHGSHKGYGLGAIVDIFSGVLSGANYGPWVPPFATAGFMSANEGVGVGTGHFFGAMRIDAFRPAAEFKNHMDTWIQRFRSAKAVAGKQVLVPGDPERLMEAERLQAGIPVHETVVQQLEHLGERFGLKL; encoded by the coding sequence ATGATTCAAGCCAATACGCTTCGCTCGTTTACCGAGCAGATTTTTGGGGCCATCGGTTGCTCGGAAGCCGACGCCCGTTTAGCCGCTGATGTGCTGGTTTCTGCCGATTTACGCGGCGTCGATTCGCACGGGGTAGCGCGCCTGCCTGGGTACGTTCGGCTGTACGATAACGGTCGGCTAAACCCCACGCCTGCCATCAAAATCGTCCACGAAACCCCCTCGACCGCCGTGGTCGACGGCGACCGGGGGCTGGGCCTGGTGGTGGGGCCCTGGGCCATGCAGGTGGCGATCGATAAAGCCCGCGTAGCTGGTACGGGCTGGGTGGCCGTGCGTAACTCCAACCACTTCGGCATTGCCGGTTACCACGCCCTGCTGGCCACCGATCACGATATGATCGGGCAGGCCATGACCCACGCCGCCCCGCTGGTAGCGCCCACTTTTTCGCTCGACAAACTGCTGGGTACCAACCCCATCGCCGTGGCGATCCCGGCCGCAACCGAGCCACCCTTCCTGGCCGATTTTGCCTCGACGGCCGTTGCGTACGGGAAGCTGGAAATTCTGCAACGCAAAGGGCAACCCGCCCCGCTGGGCTGGGCGCAGGACGCCGACGGACAACCTACCACCGACTCGAACGCGGTAAAAAACGGCGGAGCGTTGCTGCCGCTCGGCTCTGATCGCGAGCACGGTAGCCACAAAGGTTACGGGCTGGGGGCCATCGTCGATATCTTTTCGGGGGTACTGTCGGGAGCCAACTACGGCCCGTGGGTGCCGCCCTTCGCCACCGCGGGCTTTATGAGCGCCAACGAAGGTGTAGGCGTGGGTACGGGCCACTTTTTCGGTGCTATGCGCATCGACGCGTTCCGGCCCGCCGCCGAGTTCAAAAACCACATGGATACCTGGATTCAGCGCTTCCGGTCGGCCAAGGCCGTAGCGGGTAAGCAGGTGCTGGTTCCCGGTGACCCCGAGCGGCTGATGGAAGCCGAACGGCTACAAGCGGGCATTCCGGTGCACGAAACAGTGGTGCAACAACTAGAGCATTTGGGCGAGCGGTTTGGGCTGAAGCTGTAG
- a CDS encoding DUF502 domain-containing protein, whose translation MRHPFMSRLITYFGRGVLAIVPLGLTIYIIYSVFIWVDGLVHIDIPGIGFLIVTLLILGSGLLISTVIPQSLGGLFEGSIRHLPLVSLIYFSVKDLISAFVGDKKKFNQPVLVTINRESGLCKVGFLTQTDLSHLDLVDSVMVYMPHSYAFSGELYVVPAANVKLLNIASADAMKLIVSGGVSGK comes from the coding sequence ATGAGACATCCATTCATGAGTCGGCTCATCACGTACTTTGGTCGGGGGGTGTTGGCCATTGTACCGCTGGGTCTGACCATCTACATTATCTACAGCGTTTTTATCTGGGTCGACGGGCTGGTGCACATCGACATCCCCGGCATCGGGTTTCTGATCGTCACCCTGTTGATTCTGGGGTCGGGCCTGTTGATCTCCACCGTTATTCCACAATCGCTGGGTGGTTTGTTTGAAGGTTCCATCCGGCACCTGCCGCTGGTCAGCCTCATCTATTTTTCCGTCAAGGATCTGATTTCGGCCTTTGTGGGCGACAAAAAGAAATTCAACCAGCCCGTGCTCGTTACCATCAACCGGGAGTCAGGCCTGTGCAAAGTAGGGTTCCTGACCCAGACTGATCTGAGCCACCTCGACCTCGTCGACAGCGTGATGGTCTACATGCCTCACTCCTATGCCTTTTCGGGCGAATTGTATGTGGTGCCCGCCGCCAACGTCAAACTGCTCAACATCGCATCGGCCGATGCAATGAAGCTGATCGTGTCGGGCGGTGTCAGCGGAAAATGA
- a CDS encoding response regulator, translating into MSQHTIYIAEDDEDDQFLLRTAFASASKACELVFFTNGEQLLNQLQETGPRPALVLLDLNMPVMDGFQTLQYLRQQDAYRTLPVVVLTTSSQRDDVMRAYSLGANSFITKPNQYVDLVKTVQHLQQFWLNLAQIPPANPQPAVS; encoded by the coding sequence ATGAGCCAGCATACCATCTATATTGCCGAAGACGATGAGGACGATCAGTTCCTACTTCGTACCGCCTTCGCGTCGGCAAGTAAAGCGTGTGAGCTGGTTTTCTTCACCAACGGTGAACAACTGCTCAACCAGCTTCAGGAGACAGGCCCACGCCCCGCGCTGGTACTGCTTGATCTGAATATGCCCGTGATGGATGGGTTTCAGACCTTGCAGTATTTGCGGCAGCAGGACGCCTACCGCACGTTGCCTGTTGTGGTCCTGACCACCTCCAGCCAGCGTGACGATGTGATGCGGGCCTACTCGCTGGGCGCCAATTCGTTTATCACCAAACCAAACCAATACGTGGATTTGGTGAAGACGGTGCAGCACCTCCAACAATTCTGGCTGAATCTGGCGCAGATTCCACCGGCCAATCCGCAACCGGCTGTGAGCTAG
- a CDS encoding 3-phosphoshikimate 1-carboxyvinyltransferase has translation MNAVSVTPTGQPIRATIALTSSKSESNRALILDALTGFRCHLHNLSSARDTQTMIRLLRTDDATADVLDAGTTMRFLTAYFALTGQTKTMTGTPRMCERPIGLLVEALRALGADIAYLGKDGYPPLQTRGFQSTGLQELSIRGDVSSQYISALAMLAPYLPTGLTLNLTGTLGSVPYITMTLQQMAAFGVRPEADWGAQRIHIPAGTYQPTDYTIESDWSGASYWFSVVALADEADIELLGLKDESLQGDSAIVGIMDQLGVQATYTGKGYRLTKKAAAGQLTVDFTNCPDLAQTVAVCAAIKGIPATFTGIESLKIKETDRVLALQTELRKFGADLVEVEPNHRYEVRAANAPQPDAAPVRIDTYDDHRMAMAFAPIAARYPVIIEEPGVVAKSYPSFWEDFSTVAGVTAL, from the coding sequence ATGAATGCCGTTTCTGTAACGCCCACTGGCCAACCAATTCGGGCCACCATTGCCCTTACCTCGTCGAAAAGCGAAAGCAACCGCGCCCTGATTCTCGACGCCCTCACCGGCTTCCGCTGCCATCTGCACAACCTGTCGTCGGCCCGCGACACGCAGACCATGATCCGCCTGCTCCGCACCGATGATGCCACGGCCGACGTGCTCGATGCGGGCACTACGATGCGGTTTCTGACGGCCTATTTCGCCCTGACAGGCCAAACCAAAACCATGACCGGTACTCCCCGCATGTGCGAGCGGCCCATTGGGCTGCTGGTTGAAGCCCTGCGCGCGCTGGGTGCCGATATCGCGTATCTGGGTAAAGACGGTTATCCGCCCTTGCAGACACGGGGTTTCCAGTCGACGGGCCTACAGGAACTGAGCATTCGGGGCGACGTGAGCAGCCAGTATATTTCGGCGCTGGCTATGCTGGCTCCCTACCTGCCTACCGGCCTGACGCTGAACCTCACAGGTACGTTAGGCTCGGTGCCCTATATCACGATGACTTTGCAGCAAATGGCCGCGTTTGGCGTTCGGCCCGAGGCCGACTGGGGCGCTCAGCGTATCCACATTCCGGCGGGTACGTACCAACCCACCGATTACACCATCGAGTCGGACTGGTCGGGGGCTAGTTACTGGTTTAGCGTGGTGGCGCTGGCCGACGAGGCCGATATCGAGTTGCTGGGACTCAAAGACGAGTCGCTTCAGGGCGATAGCGCCATTGTCGGCATCATGGACCAGCTCGGCGTGCAGGCAACGTATACGGGAAAAGGGTATCGGCTAACGAAAAAAGCCGCCGCCGGCCAGCTTACGGTCGATTTCACGAACTGCCCCGATCTGGCCCAAACCGTGGCCGTCTGCGCAGCCATCAAAGGCATCCCGGCTACGTTTACGGGCATCGAAAGCCTGAAAATCAAGGAGACAGACCGGGTGCTTGCGCTTCAGACCGAACTGCGCAAATTCGGCGCCGATCTGGTGGAAGTGGAGCCCAACCACCGCTACGAGGTGCGGGCAGCCAACGCACCCCAGCCCGACGCCGCGCCCGTCCGCATCGATACGTACGACGATCACCGCATGGCCATGGCTTTTGCGCCCATTGCTGCCCGCTACCCGGTTATTATTGAAGAACCCGGCGTGGTGGCAAAATCGTACCCATCCTTCTGGGAGGATTTCAGCACCGTCGCCGGAGTCACTGCGCTGTAA
- a CDS encoding DUF423 domain-containing protein, which yields MHKFFLQTGAVLGILGVSIGAFGAHGLRAKLEAAGRFDTFETAVRYHFYHTFALVLVGILMQQLAGNPAAVKWLGYSGYSFLIGVLIFSGSLYVLCLSGITWLGAITPIGGLFMIAGWALLWWAVR from the coding sequence ATGCATAAATTCTTTCTTCAAACCGGAGCCGTGTTGGGTATCCTGGGCGTCTCGATCGGCGCGTTCGGGGCACACGGGCTGCGGGCTAAACTGGAAGCCGCGGGCCGGTTCGATACCTTCGAGACGGCCGTGCGCTACCATTTCTACCACACGTTTGCCCTGGTGCTGGTGGGTATACTCATGCAGCAGCTGGCCGGTAACCCAGCGGCCGTAAAGTGGCTGGGCTACTCGGGCTATAGCTTCCTGATCGGCGTGCTCATCTTCTCCGGGTCACTCTACGTGCTGTGCCTGTCGGGCATCACCTGGCTGGGTGCCATCACGCCCATCGGCGGCCTGTTCATGATCGCCGGTTGGGCGTTGCTTTGGTGGGCCGTGCGGTGA
- a CDS encoding YggS family pyridoxal phosphate-dependent enzyme → MSIATAIQQIDTQIAGRATLVAVTKTKPVPMLQEAYEAGCRHFGENRVQELIEKQPLLPADVRWHQIGHLQTNKVKYIAPFISLIESVDSEKLLVEIDKQAQRHNRVIDCLLQVFIADEETKFGFAPSEVIDLLQAPGLDDLTNIRIVGLMGIATNTDDEAQVREEFRELKQLFDALRPIERPNVALTELSMGMSSDYLIALEEGSTMVRVGSAIFGQR, encoded by the coding sequence ATGTCTATTGCCACCGCTATTCAACAGATTGACACGCAGATCGCCGGCCGGGCTACGCTGGTTGCCGTCACGAAAACGAAGCCTGTACCCATGTTGCAGGAGGCCTACGAGGCCGGTTGCCGTCATTTTGGCGAAAACCGGGTGCAGGAACTGATTGAGAAACAGCCGCTGCTCCCCGCCGATGTACGCTGGCATCAGATCGGTCATCTGCAAACCAACAAAGTCAAATACATCGCCCCGTTCATCAGCCTGATCGAGTCGGTCGATAGCGAAAAATTGCTGGTCGAAATTGATAAACAGGCGCAGCGGCATAACCGCGTGATCGACTGTCTGCTACAAGTCTTTATTGCTGACGAGGAAACGAAATTTGGCTTTGCCCCGTCTGAGGTGATCGACCTCCTGCAGGCCCCCGGCCTCGACGACCTGACCAACATTCGGATTGTGGGCCTGATGGGCATCGCCACCAACACCGACGATGAAGCGCAGGTACGGGAGGAGTTTCGCGAATTAAAGCAACTCTTTGATGCCCTGCGGCCGATCGAGCGCCCCAACGTAGCCCTGACCGAACTTTCGATGGGCATGAGCAGCGATTACCTCATTGCGCTTGAAGAAGGCAGCACCATGGTCCGCGTTGGCAGTGCTATTTTTGGGCAACGATAA
- a CDS encoding cell division protein ZapB, with amino-acid sequence MEQRTEKRNSSRNILLVALLALAALNVLLLYFWIQEKENNKTKDATIAAKTEEVLVTKMKLDSISAQLDAKIAEIQQLGGSVDSLLKVKEQVEADKMRIRDVQNFDARKYQQKIAQYQTLLAAKDEEIARLREENGILNEENQTLSAQNNSLRQDRQILVDTVASYASKTRAVQAQNRELSDKVTVAAALHADDIVVTALNERGKEKDGGTYKAKRLDKVKVSFRLSQNPLTEKNAKDIYLRILDPAGAVISDMATGSGEFTYANKDMIYTAMQRIDYDNTGQQVSFVYGRGGQRFNEGRHIIEIYSEGFRIGQGEFTVK; translated from the coding sequence ATGGAACAAAGAACCGAAAAACGAAACAGCAGCCGTAACATCCTGTTAGTCGCCCTCTTAGCTTTAGCCGCACTGAACGTATTGTTGCTTTATTTCTGGATTCAGGAGAAAGAGAATAACAAAACCAAAGATGCCACGATCGCCGCCAAGACCGAAGAGGTGCTGGTTACGAAGATGAAGCTCGATTCTATTTCGGCGCAACTGGATGCAAAAATCGCCGAAATTCAACAGCTAGGCGGCAGCGTCGATTCGTTGTTAAAAGTCAAAGAGCAGGTCGAGGCCGACAAAATGCGCATTCGTGACGTGCAGAATTTTGACGCCCGCAAGTATCAGCAGAAGATTGCGCAGTACCAGACCCTGCTGGCCGCCAAAGATGAAGAGATTGCCCGGTTGCGCGAGGAGAACGGCATCCTCAACGAAGAGAATCAAACCCTGTCGGCCCAGAACAATTCGCTCCGACAAGACAGGCAGATCCTGGTCGATACGGTAGCTAGCTATGCCTCGAAGACACGGGCCGTACAGGCGCAGAACCGAGAGCTAAGCGATAAAGTCACTGTGGCCGCCGCCCTGCATGCCGATGACATCGTGGTGACCGCCCTCAACGAGCGGGGCAAGGAAAAAGACGGCGGCACCTACAAGGCGAAACGGCTCGACAAGGTAAAAGTCTCGTTCCGGCTGTCGCAAAACCCGCTGACTGAGAAAAACGCGAAAGACATCTACCTGCGTATTCTCGACCCGGCGGGGGCTGTCATCTCCGATATGGCCACGGGCTCGGGTGAGTTTACCTACGCCAACAAAGACATGATCTACACGGCCATGCAACGCATCGATTACGACAACACGGGACAGCAGGTGTCGTTTGTGTACGGCCGGGGTGGGCAGCGTTTCAACGAAGGCCGCCACATCATCGAAATCTATTCGGAAGGCTTCCGTATCGGTCAGGGCGAATTCACCGTGAAATAA